The following are encoded together in the Desulfococcus multivorans genome:
- a CDS encoding c-type heme family protein has product MNHPERLMFVQLNRYIWAMAIFWSLIVFLSLTWNWIHSELNVQENARIQARTAYQKDILYRRWNSLHGGVFVFVGRHATPNPYLSAEEREIMTISGRRLALINPAYMLRMIYDLERASTDIRGRISSLKPIRPENAPDAWEAAALRGFRIEGQEASGIATIDGTEYMRLMRPLVTERSCLKCHEKEGYKEGDIRGGISVSIAMAPLRAALKPYRVALIFGHVLLWLFGCGGIGLAASRLRRQIRQRKAIEGALRESEERSRVLVENAPFGLSIMRPDQRFEYFNPKFIETFGYTLADIPDKTAWFEKAYPNPGYRDTVRKIWTADTCRPMGDAPEIDPKTFTVRGNDGRDRVIRFRNVPLKDGRQLLTYEDISKQVAAEDALRRSEENLRLLSSGLLAAQEKERRRIAYALHDELAQDLAVLTIEVKCIEEGLSADQTGLREACRKTHLHIIDIIENTRRLSQGLSPALLEDLGLSAAIRRMIEDFSAQTGIDVSLEMADMDHCFRPETEVIVYRIFQEAFTNIRKHAEATRVTVTVVLEDGEMTISIADNGRGFRPQVFRNRRCSGKGLGLIAMEERVRMLGRTLHKSSDDGKGMRLVFAAPLDRACGEVP; this is encoded by the coding sequence ATGAATCATCCTGAAAGATTGATGTTCGTTCAACTGAATCGCTATATATGGGCAATGGCGATCTTCTGGAGTCTGATCGTATTCCTGTCACTGACATGGAACTGGATTCATTCGGAACTGAACGTCCAGGAGAACGCTCGAATTCAGGCCCGGACCGCCTATCAGAAAGACATCCTTTACAGACGCTGGAATTCCCTTCACGGCGGCGTCTTCGTCTTCGTGGGGAGACACGCCACGCCCAATCCCTATCTCAGCGCCGAGGAACGCGAGATCATGACGATTTCGGGCCGTCGACTGGCGCTGATCAATCCGGCTTATATGCTGCGAATGATTTATGATCTTGAAAGGGCCTCGACCGACATCAGGGGGCGGATTTCGAGCCTTAAACCGATTCGCCCTGAGAACGCGCCGGACGCCTGGGAAGCCGCCGCCCTTCGGGGATTCAGGATCGAAGGGCAGGAAGCCAGCGGGATCGCCACTATTGACGGCACGGAATACATGCGTCTGATGCGGCCCCTCGTCACCGAGCGAAGCTGTCTCAAATGTCACGAGAAGGAGGGCTATAAGGAAGGCGACATTCGCGGCGGTATCAGCGTTTCCATCGCCATGGCACCGCTTCGCGCCGCTCTGAAGCCTTATCGTGTCGCTCTGATTTTCGGTCACGTGCTGCTGTGGCTTTTCGGTTGCGGTGGGATTGGTCTGGCTGCGAGCCGTCTCCGGCGGCAGATACGACAACGAAAAGCGATAGAGGGAGCACTGAGAGAAAGTGAGGAGAGATCTCGAGTCCTGGTGGAAAACGCCCCCTTCGGTCTGTCCATCATGCGGCCGGATCAACGGTTCGAATATTTCAATCCCAAGTTCATCGAAACCTTTGGCTATACCCTGGCGGATATTCCGGACAAGACGGCCTGGTTTGAAAAGGCCTACCCCAATCCCGGTTATCGGGATACGGTACGGAAGATCTGGACGGCGGATACCTGCCGGCCGATGGGGGACGCCCCGGAAATCGACCCGAAAACCTTCACGGTCCGGGGAAATGACGGACGGGATCGCGTCATCCGTTTCAGGAATGTCCCCCTGAAAGACGGACGCCAGCTCCTGACCTACGAGGACATCTCCAAACAGGTAGCGGCGGAGGATGCCCTCAGAAGGTCGGAAGAGAATCTTCGCTTACTGTCATCGGGACTTCTGGCGGCTCAGGAGAAAGAACGGCGACGCATCGCCTATGCCCTGCACGATGAACTGGCCCAGGACCTGGCGGTGCTGACCATCGAGGTGAAATGCATCGAGGAGGGCTTGTCGGCCGACCAGACAGGTCTCCGGGAGGCTTGCCGCAAGACCCATTTGCATATCATCGACATTATCGAAAATACGCGTCGACTGTCGCAGGGACTGAGTCCGGCCCTTCTGGAAGACTTGGGGCTTTCGGCTGCCATCCGACGGATGATCGAGGATTTTTCCGCCCAGACCGGCATTGACGTCTCTCTGGAGATGGCGGATATGGACCACTGCTTCCGGCCGGAAACCGAGGTCATTGTCTACCGCATCTTTCAAGAGGCCTTCACCAACATCCGTAAACACGCCGAAGCGACTCGGGTGACAGTGACGGTGGTCCTTGAGGACGGCGAGATGACAATCTCCATCGCGGACAACGGCCGAGGGTTTCGTCCCCAGGTCTTCAGGAATCGACGCTGTTCGGGCAAGGGGCTTGGCCTGATTGCCATGGAGGAGCGGGTTCGCATGCTGGGCAGAACCCTGCACAAGTCCAGCGACGACGGCAAGGGCATGCGGCTTGTTTTTGCCGCGCCGCTGGACAGAGCGTGCGGAGAAGTACCTTAG
- a CDS encoding 2-oxoacid:ferredoxin oxidoreductase subunit beta translates to MAVKDYIRERFFPHMWCQGCGHGIVLGSLIRGVEQLGMSKNEIVMVSGIGCSSRISGYVDFHSLHTLHGRALGFATGVKMSKPELNVIVPMGDGDALAIGGNHFIHAARRNIAMTAVVMNNRIYGMTGGQYSPLSGYGTSATTAPYSNIDHDFDVVQLAKAAGASFVARTTTYHARQMTEILKAAILHEGFSVVEVMTQCPTYFGRKNRMGGAAEMMEWFRDNTTPIGSKAKQENPALIERGIFIQEEKPEYCAEYDKVIERAMGGRP, encoded by the coding sequence ATGGCCGTCAAAGATTATATTCGTGAACGTTTCTTTCCGCATATGTGGTGCCAGGGCTGCGGCCACGGCATCGTCCTGGGCAGTCTCATCCGGGGCGTGGAGCAGCTCGGTATGAGCAAGAACGAGATCGTCATGGTGTCGGGCATCGGTTGTTCATCCCGGATCTCCGGCTATGTCGACTTCCACTCCCTTCACACCCTGCACGGCAGGGCACTGGGCTTTGCCACGGGTGTCAAGATGAGCAAGCCCGAGTTGAATGTCATCGTACCCATGGGGGACGGCGACGCGCTGGCCATCGGCGGAAATCATTTCATCCACGCAGCCCGGCGCAATATCGCCATGACGGCCGTCGTCATGAACAACCGGATCTACGGAATGACCGGCGGCCAGTACTCGCCCCTCTCCGGTTACGGCACGTCGGCAACCACGGCGCCCTATTCCAACATCGACCATGATTTCGACGTCGTCCAGCTGGCCAAGGCGGCCGGGGCCTCCTTCGTGGCGCGCACCACCACATATCACGCCAGACAAATGACCGAAATCCTGAAGGCCGCCATCCTCCACGAAGGCTTTTCCGTCGTGGAGGTCATGACCCAGTGCCCGACCTATTTCGGACGTAAAAACAGGATGGGCGGAGCCGCCGAGATGATGGAGTGGTTCCGGGACAACACGACGCCCATCGGCTCCAAGGCCAAACAGGAGAATCCGGCCCTGATCGAACGCGGCATCTTTATTCAGGAGGAAAAACCGGAATATTGCGCCGAATACGATAAGGTGATCGAAAGAGCAATGGGAGGGCGGCCGTAA
- a CDS encoding 2-oxoacid:acceptor oxidoreductase family protein yields MERCRLVFSGSGGQGVITAAIILAEAAVLHENLIATQAQAYGPEARGGATRSDIIISDSPIRYPKVTQPNVLVCLTQESYNKFSSIVRPGGILLTDSRFVKMQARVDARQIQLPMYKTVMAEIGKPIVFNICMLGAVIGLTDVVSPESIMKVLSTRIPKGFIEVNQKALESGLAMGTKVKP; encoded by the coding sequence ATGGAAAGATGCAGACTCGTATTTTCAGGCTCCGGCGGCCAGGGCGTGATCACGGCGGCCATCATTCTGGCCGAGGCGGCCGTACTTCATGAAAATCTCATCGCCACCCAGGCCCAGGCTTATGGTCCCGAAGCTCGCGGCGGGGCCACCCGGTCGGATATCATTATATCCGACTCGCCCATCCGTTACCCAAAGGTCACCCAACCCAACGTATTGGTCTGTCTGACACAAGAATCCTATAATAAATTCAGTTCGATCGTACGACCCGGCGGCATTCTCCTCACCGATTCCCGCTTTGTGAAGATGCAGGCCAGGGTGGATGCACGTCAGATTCAGCTGCCCATGTACAAGACCGTGATGGCGGAGATCGGCAAGCCCATCGTCTTCAACATCTGCATGCTGGGCGCCGTCATCGGCCTCACCGACGTCGTCTCCCCGGAATCGATCATGAAGGTGCTGTCCACCCGCATCCCCAAAGGCTTCATCGAGGTCAATCAAAAAGCCCTGGAGTCCGGGCTCGCCATGGGAACAAAAGTGAAACCTTAA
- a CDS encoding proline dehydrogenase family protein: MNTIVSNPRESSDSMASDPLIHDAVRLAAEWQDKANSRLTLQEKRHQRQMMRLIRNPLDKVILTRMIDQSFRSDNHARVADQVRHVLLKYGVPQFFSIPEKTLIRLFLTAGRYAPGTAIPRMIEKIRKDSARSVIPGEKVILDAHLKQRRKEGIRMNLNHLGEAVLGEREAEGRLATYIRDMEDPSIEYISVKISTIFSQINSLAFENTVAVLKARLSRLFRAAKHHRYRREDGALVPKFVNLDMEEYRDLAITLAAFTQTLDQDEFRDYEAGIVLQAYLPDAFEKQRELTRWARERAAGKGAPIKIRIVKGANMEMELVESAIHNWPLALYDNKLDVDANYKRMIDYGMRPDNITAVHLGIASHNLFEQAYAYLRARQYGVNAYVSFEMLEGMANHVWRALRDSTGEEVLLYAPVAAREEFINAIAYLVRRLDENTADENFLRYAFNLTSGSPEWCFLKERFIASCRHKHRVKSTPNRIQDRNTETYDTPCGSFHTGEFINEADTDWSLSANVRWAARVRKRWMKRPGDPPEEIPVVIGGEALFQGREIVDCIDPNQYAEKVIPARFALATIEDVDRAVAVAKADPDGWRALTHVERHRILSNVAVELRKARGDLMGCAAANTGKIFTEADPEISEAIDFAEFYPWTAGIYESLPGVTCQGKGTALVITPWNFPVAIPAGGILASLSAGNTVIFKPASAAAMTAWHLCQCFWRAGVSRNTLQFVPCDGSSVGPRLTGSPDIDFIILTGGTDTGMKILKNRSDALLAAETGGKNATIVTAMSDRDQAIKNILHSAFSNSGQKCSATSLVILEKEVFEDPHFKRQMVDAAESYATGSAWRFRNRMGPLIHPPKGDLERALTQLEPGEEWALKPRNIDGNPYLWTPGIKWNVQAGSYTHMTEFFGPVIGVMKADSLETAIKWVNETGYGLTSGLESIDEREQRLWKGKIEAGNLYINRVTTGAVVLRQPFGGMGKSALGAGIKAGSPNYVSQFMDFEEVGFPRTGAIQKEYRLLRIAQEWRRKTAWGQMPDHRDDIERTVRAIHSYIYNVEQEFSQTKDYFKIRGEDNVLRYRPVDTVIVRVDARDTLFEVLARIAGAAVAGCRVIVGLPRDLDSPVTGFLAGGNGRYFLGGIPVVRHSDQDLIDILNDVDRIRYAAPDRVPKAVFEAAAEHGFYISRNRVLMEGRIEMLNYFQEQTVSHSYHRYGNLGDRAIPD, translated from the coding sequence ATGAATACCATCGTTTCGAATCCAAGGGAATCGTCCGATTCCATGGCATCCGACCCCCTGATTCATGATGCCGTCAGGCTCGCCGCGGAATGGCAGGACAAGGCCAACAGCCGGTTGACCCTGCAGGAGAAACGGCATCAGCGGCAAATGATGCGACTGATCCGCAATCCCCTCGACAAGGTCATTCTGACCAGAATGATCGACCAGAGCTTCCGCTCCGACAACCATGCCCGTGTAGCCGACCAAGTCCGCCATGTTTTGTTGAAATACGGGGTGCCCCAATTTTTCTCCATCCCGGAAAAGACCTTGATCCGTTTGTTTCTGACAGCCGGTCGATACGCTCCGGGCACCGCAATCCCGAGGATGATCGAAAAGATCCGAAAAGACAGCGCCCGATCCGTCATTCCGGGGGAGAAGGTGATCCTGGACGCTCATCTGAAACAGCGCCGAAAAGAAGGGATTCGTATGAATCTCAACCACCTGGGCGAGGCGGTTCTGGGAGAAAGGGAGGCCGAAGGACGTCTCGCCACCTATATCCGGGATATGGAAGATCCGTCCATCGAGTACATATCGGTTAAGATCTCGACCATTTTTTCCCAGATCAACTCCCTGGCTTTCGAAAACACGGTCGCCGTTCTGAAAGCACGTCTCTCCCGACTTTTCAGAGCTGCAAAACATCACCGCTACCGCCGGGAGGACGGTGCCCTCGTCCCCAAATTCGTCAATCTCGACATGGAGGAATATCGGGATCTCGCCATCACGCTCGCGGCTTTCACACAGACGCTGGACCAGGATGAATTCAGGGACTACGAAGCCGGCATCGTGCTTCAGGCCTATCTGCCCGACGCCTTCGAAAAGCAACGGGAACTGACCCGATGGGCCCGGGAAAGGGCAGCCGGCAAAGGTGCGCCCATCAAAATCCGCATCGTCAAAGGCGCCAACATGGAGATGGAATTGGTGGAGTCGGCCATTCATAACTGGCCGCTGGCCCTTTACGACAACAAACTGGACGTCGACGCCAACTATAAGCGAATGATCGACTACGGCATGCGACCGGACAACATCACCGCCGTCCATCTGGGCATCGCCTCCCACAATCTTTTTGAACAGGCCTATGCCTATCTCCGGGCCCGGCAGTACGGTGTCAACGCCTATGTCTCCTTCGAGATGCTGGAGGGTATGGCCAACCATGTCTGGCGCGCCCTTCGGGACAGCACCGGGGAGGAGGTGCTGTTGTATGCACCGGTGGCCGCCCGGGAGGAATTCATCAACGCCATCGCCTATCTCGTTCGCCGACTGGACGAAAACACGGCGGACGAAAATTTTCTGCGGTACGCCTTCAATCTGACGTCCGGCTCGCCCGAGTGGTGCTTCCTCAAGGAGCGTTTCATCGCCTCCTGTCGACATAAGCATCGGGTCAAGTCAACGCCGAACCGGATCCAGGACCGGAATACCGAAACCTACGATACCCCTTGCGGTTCGTTTCACACGGGCGAATTCATCAACGAAGCGGATACGGACTGGTCCCTTTCCGCCAATGTCCGGTGGGCGGCACGGGTGAGGAAGCGCTGGATGAAGCGTCCGGGGGACCCTCCGGAGGAGATCCCCGTGGTCATTGGCGGTGAGGCGCTTTTCCAGGGGCGGGAGATCGTGGACTGCATCGATCCCAACCAATATGCCGAAAAGGTCATACCGGCCCGATTTGCCCTGGCGACCATAGAAGACGTCGATCGCGCCGTCGCCGTCGCCAAGGCGGACCCTGACGGCTGGCGCGCCCTCACCCATGTCGAACGGCATCGCATCCTGTCGAATGTGGCCGTCGAACTCCGGAAAGCCCGGGGAGATTTGATGGGATGCGCCGCCGCCAACACGGGAAAGATCTTCACCGAGGCTGATCCGGAGATATCCGAGGCCATCGACTTCGCAGAGTTCTACCCATGGACCGCGGGAATCTATGAAAGCCTCCCCGGCGTCACCTGTCAGGGCAAAGGCACGGCACTGGTCATCACCCCATGGAATTTTCCCGTCGCCATTCCGGCAGGCGGCATCCTGGCCTCCCTTTCCGCAGGAAACACCGTCATCTTCAAACCGGCGTCCGCGGCGGCCATGACCGCATGGCATCTCTGTCAGTGCTTCTGGCGGGCCGGCGTTTCCAGAAATACGCTGCAGTTCGTACCCTGCGACGGATCTTCGGTGGGCCCCCGACTCACCGGCAGTCCCGACATCGACTTCATCATTCTAACCGGCGGCACCGACACCGGCATGAAGATCCTGAAAAACCGCTCCGACGCGCTCCTGGCAGCCGAAACCGGAGGGAAAAACGCCACCATCGTCACGGCTATGTCCGACCGGGATCAGGCCATCAAAAACATCCTTCACTCCGCTTTCAGCAACAGCGGCCAGAAGTGTTCGGCCACCTCTCTCGTCATTCTCGAGAAGGAGGTTTTCGAAGATCCCCACTTCAAACGACAGATGGTGGACGCGGCGGAAAGTTATGCGACAGGTTCGGCCTGGCGGTTCCGGAACCGGATGGGGCCCCTGATTCACCCGCCAAAAGGCGATCTTGAGCGTGCCCTCACCCAGCTGGAGCCGGGTGAGGAATGGGCGCTGAAGCCCCGGAACATCGATGGTAATCCCTACCTCTGGACGCCCGGGATAAAATGGAACGTTCAGGCCGGTTCCTATACCCATATGACCGAGTTCTTCGGCCCGGTCATCGGGGTGATGAAAGCCGACAGCCTGGAGACCGCCATCAAATGGGTGAATGAGACCGGATACGGGCTCACCTCCGGTCTTGAAAGCATAGATGAACGGGAGCAGCGTCTTTGGAAAGGGAAGATCGAGGCCGGAAACCTGTACATCAACCGGGTGACCACCGGCGCTGTCGTCCTTCGCCAACCCTTCGGCGGAATGGGAAAATCCGCCCTCGGTGCGGGCATCAAAGCCGGCAGCCCCAATTATGTCTCTCAGTTCATGGATTTCGAGGAGGTCGGCTTCCCCCGGACGGGCGCCATTCAAAAAGAATACCGCCTTCTCCGGATCGCTCAGGAATGGCGTCGAAAGACGGCCTGGGGCCAGATGCCCGACCATCGGGATGATATCGAACGGACCGTCCGGGCAATCCACAGTTATATTTACAACGTCGAACAGGAATTCTCTCAGACCAAGGACTATTTCAAAATCCGCGGAGAAGACAATGTGCTGCGCTACCGCCCCGTCGACACGGTGATCGTGAGGGTGGACGCCCGAGACACACTCTTCGAGGTATTGGCCCGGATCGCGGGGGCGGCCGTCGCCGGATGCCGGGTCATCGTCGGTCTCCCCAGGGATCTCGACAGCCCGGTGACCGGTTTTCTCGCAGGTGGAAACGGCCGGTATTTCCTGGGCGGCATTCCCGTCGTCCGCCATTCGGATCAGGATCTGATAGACATTCTGAATGACGTGGATCGTATCCGGTATGCGGCACCGGACCGTGTTCCCAAGGCTGTTTTCGAAGCAGCAGCCGAACATGGTTTCTACATCTCCCGGAATCGGGTCCTGATGGAAGGACGCATCGAGATGCTCAATTATTTCCAGGAGCAGACCGTCTCCCACAGCTACCACCGGTACGGCAACCTTGGAGACCGCGCCATTCCGGACTAA
- a CDS encoding MFS transporter, producing MVSTFVPFTALFAAVLILMAGVGLLNTLLSLKLTLAGFAPQTIGGIMACYFVGLILGSVQGHRLIERVGHIRAFAVFAAVTTGMVMLHGLFVSAALWALLRLLTGISIIGLYMVIESWLNECTEPRTRGRIFSVYMIMSYLGMAVGQQLLNMGNVATQELFFLVGFLVTFSLVPVAATHAIHPELPSAQHYRILPYFKRAPIGMLGSLSAGMINSAFYAMGPVFGHQIHLTVSELSAFMTATILGGLAFQWPVGIISDRFDRTLVLPLLGVMVAGAALLVIVVAEITYWLMIGVMAMFGGLIFAVYPVAVARAHDLFERKDIVPVSSCLLFSYGIGAAVGPVGASTVMTWAESPYGFMGYIAMIAGIYAVVTWVLRRIEKVEIVPVADQVGFLAMESTSPMAVQLDPRAEIDSKGL from the coding sequence ATGGTGTCAACCTTCGTACCCTTTACCGCTCTTTTCGCCGCCGTTCTGATCCTGATGGCCGGCGTCGGCCTGCTCAATACCCTTCTGAGCCTCAAACTGACATTGGCAGGCTTTGCCCCCCAGACCATCGGCGGTATCATGGCCTGCTATTTTGTCGGACTGATCCTGGGATCCGTCCAGGGCCATCGATTGATCGAACGGGTCGGGCACATCCGCGCCTTTGCCGTTTTCGCCGCCGTGACGACGGGGATGGTCATGCTTCACGGATTATTTGTTTCGGCGGCCTTGTGGGCCCTCCTGCGACTCCTGACCGGCATCTCCATCATCGGGCTTTACATGGTCATCGAAAGCTGGCTCAATGAATGCACCGAACCCCGGACCCGGGGACGAATTTTTTCGGTGTACATGATTATGAGTTATCTGGGTATGGCCGTCGGTCAGCAACTCCTTAACATGGGAAATGTGGCAACTCAGGAGCTTTTTTTCCTCGTGGGTTTCCTCGTCACATTCAGCCTGGTGCCGGTGGCCGCCACCCACGCGATTCACCCCGAATTGCCTTCGGCGCAACACTATCGAATTCTGCCCTATTTTAAAAGGGCGCCCATCGGCATGCTGGGATCCTTGTCGGCGGGAATGATCAACAGTGCTTTCTACGCGATGGGGCCGGTTTTTGGACACCAGATCCATCTGACGGTTTCCGAATTGTCGGCCTTCATGACGGCGACCATTCTGGGCGGGCTGGCGTTTCAGTGGCCTGTCGGAATCATTTCCGACCGCTTTGACCGGACCCTGGTGCTGCCTCTGCTGGGGGTGATGGTGGCCGGTGCCGCGCTTCTGGTGATTGTCGTGGCGGAAATCACCTACTGGCTGATGATCGGGGTAATGGCGATGTTCGGAGGGTTGATTTTCGCGGTTTACCCGGTGGCCGTGGCGCGGGCCCATGATCTTTTTGAGCGGAAAGACATTGTGCCGGTCAGCTCATGTCTGCTTTTTTCTTACGGCATTGGTGCCGCAGTCGGCCCCGTGGGGGCGTCGACGGTGATGACATGGGCTGAAAGCCCATACGGGTTCATGGGATATATCGCTATGATCGCCGGCATCTACGCCGTCGTAACATGGGTGTTGCGGCGTATCGAAAAGGTCGAAATCGTTCCGGTGGCGGATCAGGTGGGCTTTCTGGCCATGGAGAGCACCTCCCCGATGGCGGTGCAACTGGATCCCCGGGCAGAGATCGATTCGAAAGGATTATGA
- a CDS encoding CHAT domain-containing protein codes for MVRSVLVGALLLSGCCRIPKWVSMDGIIDMHSRRGQQAYSKGDYRQAAAAWRKGLDAAGKGGRNTDAARFLVNLSEASEGIGLYKAALAQASEALDLLGEGGDPAIRSQALIQKGLAYRRTARYAAARPCFDDALEIARRVKNPHLESESIRNIAALLQDQGELEAALPLYEDAIDLARAYGDETSEARSLNNLGLLFDARAEYPEALKHHQASLALRRKLGDRAGEGKVLGNICISYSKLNRFDQALQHCEAALDIAEKIGDRQRAANHLNNIGSLYRRLNQPRKALRYYRRSLEIKRETADPAGEARALNNIGETYWHLRKLDSAEDYLERSLEIKKRIGDLAGQSASYQNLALLYSRRGRYPEAKFFYMKAVLLNNRIDRPELTWRAYDGLSYVYEALSMPEPAILYGKKALHSIQDTRSRLAVMEKPLRLSYLEDKTHVYRRVADLLIREGRLLEAQQVISLLKEEEYWHFLDIRGPDGPSVDDVVTTLTEQHWIRKIAAFEGELGKVGHEIEGLEMEQQGRELSETERERLFQLYDRADEIHAAFEAYLQELESTYSDKVEFGQKTLDALESLQGDLGRFPLRTVIVTFLVLEDNISILLTAPAIQIPYRIPMTEADLNRLVFNFRETLIRPDRDPRPPAGALYDLLMAPIEQDLIRLEAETLMISLDGTLRYLPFSALFDGERYLTERYNLVLFTPAAKRLFGEVRTQGLRIAGLGMSEAAEGFGSLPAVKEELDAIVREEDENDLMGVVPGKILLNQDFTATGLAEMLGKGYPLVHLASHFSFRPGTAEDSFILLGDGSRLTLSELDSRRYPFRFIDLLTLSACETAVGGQDARGREIESFAALAQTRGAGAILATLWPVADASTGTFMALFYQLRTEHRLSKAEALREVQRRFLSGKDETDIHEDEPRGVKPVNDQGEFTPPPEAPYAHPFYWAPFILMGNYL; via the coding sequence ATGGTACGTTCGGTGCTGGTTGGGGCCCTTCTGTTGAGTGGGTGCTGCCGAATACCGAAATGGGTGTCGATGGACGGGATCATCGACATGCACAGCCGCCGTGGGCAGCAAGCCTATAGCAAGGGGGACTATCGCCAGGCGGCGGCAGCCTGGCGGAAAGGGCTGGACGCGGCTGGAAAAGGCGGGCGCAACACCGACGCCGCGCGGTTCCTGGTGAACCTCTCCGAGGCCAGCGAAGGCATAGGGCTGTATAAAGCGGCCTTAGCGCAAGCGTCTGAAGCCCTCGACCTTTTGGGGGAGGGGGGAGATCCGGCCATCCGATCTCAGGCCCTGATCCAGAAAGGGTTGGCCTATCGACGGACGGCACGTTATGCCGCGGCAAGGCCGTGCTTTGACGACGCCCTTGAGATCGCCCGCCGGGTGAAAAACCCCCATCTTGAAAGCGAGAGCATCCGAAATATCGCAGCGCTCCTGCAGGACCAGGGGGAGCTCGAAGCAGCACTGCCCCTTTATGAGGATGCCATCGATCTGGCACGGGCTTATGGGGATGAGACGAGCGAGGCCAGAAGCCTCAACAACCTGGGCCTTTTGTTCGATGCCAGGGCCGAGTATCCAGAGGCCCTGAAACACCATCAGGCATCCCTTGCCCTCCGCCGAAAGCTTGGAGACCGGGCCGGGGAAGGCAAGGTTTTGGGGAATATCTGCATCTCATACAGCAAGCTGAACCGGTTCGATCAGGCCCTTCAGCACTGTGAGGCGGCCCTGGACATTGCGGAGAAGATCGGGGATCGGCAGCGGGCGGCCAACCACCTCAACAACATCGGCTCTCTCTACCGCCGCCTGAACCAGCCGCGCAAGGCCCTCCGGTATTACCGGCGCTCCCTTGAGATCAAACGGGAGACGGCCGATCCTGCCGGTGAAGCACGCGCCCTCAACAATATCGGCGAAACTTACTGGCATCTGAGAAAACTGGATTCGGCTGAAGACTATCTCGAGAGATCGCTCGAGATCAAGAAACGCATCGGCGATTTGGCCGGGCAGAGCGCCTCTTATCAGAATCTGGCACTGCTTTACAGCCGCCGGGGGCGTTATCCGGAGGCCAAATTCTTCTACATGAAGGCGGTTTTGCTCAACAACCGGATCGATCGGCCCGAGTTGACGTGGCGGGCCTATGACGGACTGAGCTACGTTTACGAAGCGCTCTCCATGCCCGAGCCGGCGATACTCTACGGCAAAAAAGCGCTGCATTCGATCCAGGACACCCGCTCCCGTTTGGCCGTCATGGAAAAGCCGCTGCGCCTCTCCTACCTCGAGGACAAGACGCACGTCTACCGCCGTGTCGCCGATCTTCTGATCCGGGAAGGCCGTTTGCTGGAGGCCCAGCAGGTCATCTCACTGCTCAAGGAGGAGGAATATTGGCATTTTCTCGACATCCGGGGGCCGGATGGTCCGTCGGTCGATGACGTCGTCACGACCTTAACCGAGCAGCACTGGATCCGGAAGATCGCGGCATTCGAAGGAGAGTTGGGCAAGGTCGGCCATGAGATCGAGGGGCTGGAGATGGAGCAGCAGGGGCGCGAACTATCGGAAACGGAGCGTGAGCGTCTTTTTCAGTTGTATGACAGGGCGGATGAGATTCATGCAGCCTTTGAAGCCTACCTGCAGGAACTGGAATCGACCTACAGCGACAAAGTGGAATTCGGCCAAAAGACACTGGATGCCCTGGAGTCTCTGCAGGGAGACCTGGGCAGGTTTCCGTTGCGCACCGTCATCGTGACCTTTCTCGTCCTGGAGGATAACATCAGCATTCTGCTTACGGCCCCTGCAATCCAGATTCCCTACCGGATCCCCATGACCGAAGCCGACCTCAATCGATTGGTGTTCAATTTCAGGGAGACGCTGATACGCCCGGACCGGGATCCCCGGCCTCCGGCCGGGGCGCTCTACGATCTTCTGATGGCGCCTATCGAGCAGGACCTCATCAGGCTTGAGGCTGAAACCCTTATGATCTCCCTGGACGGCACCCTGCGGTATCTGCCTTTCTCAGCTCTGTTTGACGGGGAACGCTACCTGACGGAGCGCTATAACCTTGTCCTGTTTACGCCGGCCGCCAAAAGGCTTTTCGGGGAAGTGAGGACACAAGGCCTGCGCATCGCGGGATTGGGGATGAGCGAAGCGGCCGAAGGGTTCGGCAGCCTGCCGGCGGTCAAGGAAGAGCTGGACGCAATCGTCAGGGAAGAGGACGAGAACGACCTCATGGGGGTTGTACCGGGCAAGATTCTGCTTAACCAGGATTTTACCGCGACCGGTCTGGCGGAGATGCTGGGAAAGGGATATCCGCTCGTTCATCTTGCGAGTCATTTTTCATTCCGTCCCGGGACTGCGGAAGACTCGTTCATTCTCCTGGGGGACGGAAGCCGGCTCACCCTTTCGGAGCTGGACAGCCGGAGATATCCCTTCAGATTCATCGATCTGCTGACGCTGTCCGCCTGTGAAACCGCCGTCGGTGGGCAGGACGCCCGGGGCAGGGAGATCGAAAGTTTCGCCGCTCTTGCCCAGACGCGCGGCGCAGGGGCGATACTGGCGACCCTTTGGCCTGTTGCGGATGCCAGCACCGGAACCTTCATGGCGCTGTTCTATCAACTTCGAACCGAACACCGCCTGAGTAAGGCGGAAGCCCTGCGGGAAGTGCAGCGCAGATTCCTGTCGGGCAAGGATGAAACGGACATTCATGAAGATGAACCCCGCGGCGTCAAACCGGTCAACGACCAAGGGGAGTTTACACCACCGCCCGAGGCGCCCTATGCGCATCCGTTCTATTGGGCGCCCTTTATTCTGATGGGAAATTATCTCTAG